The Dehalococcoides mccartyi CG5 genome contains the following window.
GAAGGGGACTTTAAAGTTATGTTTCCAGACGTGGAAATTTTCGTCAGCTGGGGTAAGCACTTCGGACTCGTCAATGTAGTCCACCCCCATGGATTCCAGTATTTGGGCTTCCACAAAATGGCCGATACGGCACTTGGCCATAACGGGTATGCTGACTACTTTCATAATCTGCTCGATAATAGTGGGGTCTGCCATGCGGGCTACCCCGCCGGCCGCTCTGATATCCGAAGGTACGCGTTCCAGTGCCATAACGGCACAGGCACCTGCTTCCTCTGCTATTTTAGCCTGTTCGGGGGTAGTTACATCCATAATTACCCCGCCCTTCAGCATTTGGGCCAGGCCAGATTTTACTTTGAAAGTACCGGTTTCCATATCTAATCTCCCCTGAGGGCGCTTTCCGCCCTGTCCTATTCGGCTATATTCTACTATTTATGCCCCTTTGGGGCAAACATAATCGCAATATTATTACTGCACTCACCTGTTAATAAGGTTTAGTCTTTGTGCTATACTTTTGTAATCAAAAGGCAAATTTTCAAGTAAAAACAGGGAGGATTTGGTGAATATTTTCAAAGCTATAATGGGTATGTGTGATACCTCGCCTTTAGCTGATGATGTCTGGAGTTTAATGGATAGCCAGATTGCTCTTGATTTAGCCAAAGTGCCGGCGCTGTCTGAAAAGGGCGGGGCAGGTTACATGGCGGGTAAGGGGCTTGCAAAACCGGTGCTGGTAGTCCGCGGTCAAGATAACAATCTTTATGCCTACGAAAATGCCTGTCCCCATGGCGGACGCAAAATTGACCCCATGCAGGGTGAAGCCAAACTCCGCTGCTGCAGTGTAAACCACTCTACTTTTGATTATAACGGCAAGGTTCTTTCCGGACCTGCCCAGCATAAGCACGAGCTAAGGCGTTTGCTGACCAGCCAAGCGGACGGCAAGCTTCTTATCAGTGTCTAATATTCAGGTTTAAAAAGGCTCTGCGGAACTGCTCTTGGTAGTGACGGAAATATCCGTTATGCTATACTATTGCCTGCGCCAGCGTGGCTCAGAGGTAGAGCAGCGGTTTCGTAAACCGCCGGTCGGAGGTTCGAATCCTCTCGCTGGCTCCATTCATTTTTGATGAGGTATGAAGCTAGAATGAGCAAATTTATAGACAGGCTTAAGAACGTATCCAAGGGCTATGTGCGCCCTATGGGTTTTAATGCAGTTGCCTCTGCTCCCCAGCCCAAAATGTTGCTGGCGGTGGAACTGGGCATTGAAGATTTGACTGCCAAAGAAGTATTTGGCGGGGCAGATGTAGTACTTCTTTCCACCGGCAAAACCGGTGCCAAAAAACTGAAAGAAGCCGCCGGTTTACTGGGAGATACCGTCTGGGGCGTAATGCTGGGTGATAAAGCCGATGAAGCTGAAAAGATGGCCAAGGCCGGTGCTGATTTTGTGGTTTTCAGCCCTGATGCCGAGGTATCGCCTTTAACCGCTCTTGAAAAGACCGGTAAAATAATCATGCTGGAAAATAATCTGACTGATTTTATGATAAGGGCGGCGGATTGTCTGTCAGTGGGGGCGGTTATTGTAGACGGCCAGCCGGATGTTTTGTCTCTCAGCTGGCGGAAGATTATGCTCTATCAGCGTTTTGCAGATATCCTGTCAAAACCCTTTTTGGTAAGGGTAAGTGCAAATATCAGTTTGCCGGAGCTTCAGGCACTCTGGGCTTTGGGTATAGATGGCGTACTGACAAATGGCAGTGAAGGCTTAAGCGGGCTTCGCACCATTATAGACGGGGCAGAGTGGGCGGCCAAACGCAAGCGCGGACATATGAGCGCCATTGTGCCTTCCATAAAAATGCCTGCTTCCGAATCAGTCTCCCCTGAAGAGCCCGAAGAACCTGACGAAGATGATGAAGAATAGCGCCCTGTTTTAAGGTTGGGTTTGAGCTAATAAAAAAGGCCGGTTTTAACCGGCCTTTTTGTTTTATACAGAATATTTTTACTGACACTTGGAGAGCTGGTAGCTTTTACCCTCGGTGGTAATAGCCGGAGCAATAACCATTTCAACCTGCTGCATTTCGCGGATATTGGAAGCACCGCAGACACCCATAGATGTCTTGAGGGCGCCCACCAGGTTTTGGGTTCCGTCAGTAACGGAAGTGGGGCCGAACAGAATCTGTTCCAAGCTCCCGGTAGTGCCCACCTTGATACGGGTACCTCTGGGTAGTGAGGGGTGAGGGTGAGACATGCCCCAGTGGTAACCCCGTCCGGGGGCTTCGGTAGCCTTGGCAAACGGTGAACCCAGCATGACGGCATCAGCACCTGCACAGATAGCCTTGCAGACATCACCGCCTTTTTTGAAGCCGCCATCGGTAATGATAGGCACATAACGGCCGGTTTCTTTATAGTAAGTTTCGCGGGCGGCGGCACAATCCATGCTGGCGGTAATCTGGGGAACGCCAATGCCCAAAACCTCACGTGAAGTGCAGGCGGCACCCGGGCCAACGCCTATTATTACGCCGTGAACGCCGGTACGCATAAGCTCAAGGCAGGCCTGATAGCTGACGCAGTTGCCTACCAGTACCGGGACTTTAATCATCTTTACAAATTCTTCAAAAACCAGCCCGTGGCTGCTCTTGGAGACGTGGCGGGCTGAAGTAACAGTGGAGGCTACAGATATAATATCCGCTCCGGCCTCAACTGCTACGGGGGCCAGCTTTTTGGCATTGGCAGGCATCAGGGAAACGGCACAGATGCCACCTTTGGCCTTTATTTCGCTTACCCGCTTGGAAATCAGGTGTTCCTTAATAGGCTCGGCAGTATAAACCTTCTGCATGAAGGAAGTTACTTCATCAATGGGCTTGGATATAATCTGGTCCAGAATTTCCTGAGGATTTTCATAACGGGTATAAATACCCTCCAGATGCAAGACGGACAAGCCGCCCATTTTGCTCATGGCAACAGCGGTATCCACATTGGTTACGGCGTCCATGGCAGAAGCAATAAACGGAATAGAGAAGTTAATGTCGCCGATTTTAAAATCAACTTCTACCTGTTCGGGGTTAACTGTTAACCCGCCGGGGACAATGGCTACCTCGTCAAAGCCGTAGGTACGCCTGAGGGTTTTAAATTCTGGTACTGTCATCTCAGCTCTCCTTACTATTAAACATGAACTATATCAGAGCCGGCAAAGTCAAGTCAAGGCAAGATATTCATTTCTATTATAACCCTGAGTCAGGTTGAAAAGTAGATAGTAATCTATGACGGGTTTTGTTTGTCAGTTGCTTTTTAGGGGAGTGATGCTTGATGCCGTATACCGAAATATTTGGTATTATTACTAATTGGGTGGGTTTGAACTTGGCAGCCAGTTTAGCCTTTGGGCTTATTCTGCTACAATAATAAGGTTATGGCTTTATATGTAGTAGCAACACCCATCGGCAACCTGGAGGATATCACCCTCCGGGCGCTTCGGTTGCTTTCCGAAGTAAAGCTGATTGCGGCTGAGGATACCCGCCACACCCGTAAACTGCTTTCTGCCCATAATATAAAAACGCCCCTGACCAGTTATTTTGAGCATAACCGCCTTTCAAAGCTGGATTATATACTAGAGGTTCTAAGGGAAGGGGATGTGGCTTTGGTCTCTGATGCCGGCATGCCCGGTATTTCAGACCCCGGTTATGAGCTTATCAAAGCCGCCCACGAAAACGGCATAAAGGTTGTGCCTGTACCGGGGGCTTCGGCGGTGATAACGGCGGTGGCGGTATCCGGGCTGGATTCCGGCAGTTTCAGCTATCTGGGTTTTTTGCCGCGCCAGAAAAGCGAACGCAGGAAAGCCCTTTCTGAGGTAGAGATGCTTGGGGCAAGCATTGTGATACTGGAAGCGCCCCACCGTTTGCAGGGTTGTTTACTTGACATAAAAGAAGTACTGGGAGACCGCCAGATATCTGTCTGCCGTGAACTTACCAAAATATACGAAGAAATATTTCGTGGCAGTATTAGCCAATCTATCAGCCATTTTAGCCAGCCAAGGGGTGAATTTGTGCTGGTGGTGGAGGGTAACAGGCAAATTCCGGCTCAGCCCGAACTGACAGGTGATATAATAAGTGAACTTGGGCTGTTAAAAAAACAGGGCAAGTCAGCCAAAGAGTCAGTGGCTCTGGTTAGCCAAAAAAACGGGCTTTCTAAAAAAGAAATCTATCGGGCTTGGCTTAAAATTGACAAGGCCTTATAATAGGTAAAATTTGCGAGGTGTTTCATGAGGAGAGGATGTATTTCACTGGGAGAGGTAGTTTGCACCGGTTGCAACAATACTGTTCCCTATCCTGAACGTTATCTGGCGGTAGATGAAGAAAACGGCAAAGAAGTAGATAAAGGAACTACCGTTCATTATTGCGTGGAATGTGCCCTGAAGAAAGGGTATGCCAGCTACAAAGAAGAAAAAGGCGAGAGAATTCTAACCTTTCTGCCCTGAGGATATAAATGAGCGAACGAATATTTATTGGTGTGGCTTGGCCTTACGCCAACAGCCAGTTGCATCTGGGGCATGTTGCCGGCGCTTATCTGCCGGCAGATATTTTTGCCCGTTATCACCGCACCCGTGGTGACGAAGTGCTTATGGTATCCGGTTCGGATATGCACGGTACTCCCATTACCATCAGGGCGGAACAGGAAGGCATCACTGCGGCCGAAGTGGCTGAGCGTTACCACCAGCGGTTTATGGCCTCGTGGCCGAAGCTGGGCATAAGCTGGGATTTTTATACTTCAACTGCCACTGCCAACCATGCCCGAACCGCTCAGGAAATGTTCCTTAGCTTGTACGAAAAAGGTTATATTTATAAAAATACGGTTTGCCAGCCGTTTTGCTCACACTGCAACCGTTTTTTGCCTGACCGCTATGTGGAGGGGACTTGCCCCCACTGCAAATATGAAGGTGCCCGCGGTGACCAGTGTGACAACTGCGGCAAACCCTTAAATGCGGCCGAGCTTTTGAATTTCCGCTGTAAAAACTGCGGCAATCCACCTGAATTCCGGGAGACTGAACACTTCTTCCTGAAACTATCGGCATTTGAAGAAGAACTTATCCGCTGGGTGGAGACCAAAACCCACTGGCGTACCAATGTATTAAATTTTACCCTGCGTTATTTGAAAGAAGGTCTGAAAGACCGGGCTATTACCCGTGATTTGGACTGGGGCGTGCCTTTACCCCTGCCGGGTTACGAAGGCAAGCGCCTGTATGTTTGGTTTGAGGCTGTCATCGGCTACCTGTCCGCCAGTAAAGAATGGGCGGCTTCCAAAGGCCAGCCTAATGCATGGCAGAAGTACTGGGGCGTAGATACCAAGAGCTATTACTTTATAGGCAAGGACAATATCCCGTTCCATACCATTATATGGCCGGCTATGCTGATGGGCAAGGGCGGGCTGAATCTGCCGTATGATGTGCCTTCAAACGAATACCTGACTACCGAGTCACAGAAATTTTCCAAGAGCCGCAATAATGCCATCTGGGTGGATGATGTACTTTCCCGTTACGGCGTGGACACATTGCGTTATCTGCTTTCGGCCAATATGCCCGAAAGTTCGGATACGGATTTCTCGTGGAGGGAATTTGTCCGCCGCAACAATGATGAGCTGGTAGCCACTTACGGCAATCTGGCTCAGCGTGTTTTGACCATGGTCTGCCGCAATTATGACAATAAAGTGCCGGAATACGGCGAGCTGGATGAACGTTCCCTTACGCTTATTGAAAAAACTGCCGCTATGCTTTGTGAAACTGATAAAGCCCTGTATAACTGTAATTTCCGCGAGGCAATAAGGCTGGCTATGGCACTGGCTCAGGAGGCAAACCGCTATCTGGATGAAAAGGCCCCCTGGAAAGAAATAAAGGTGGACAAAGCCGCCGCTGCCCGCAGTTTATACGTGGCCATGGTGGCACTTTCCGGCCTTCGGGTGGCTTTCTACCCGTTCTTGCCGGAGAGTTCGGGACGCCTAAGCACTTATCTTGGTTTCGGGTCTGAATTGGAAAAAGAAGGCTGGATACTTAAAATGCCGGTGGTCGGGCAGGAACTGACCCCGCCGGAGCCGCTTTTCAAGAAGCTGGAAGATTCGGTTGTGGAAGAAGAGACTGCCCGTATGGGGCTTTAGTATTTACCAGGAGGCATGGTTTTGTTGAAACTTAGCTCTATCTACGCACCTATAAACGAAGGCCTCAAAGGGGTTGAGGACGAATTTAAACTGGTATCCGAAAGCCGCAAGAAGTCTTTTCCCGAAATGGCGGAAATGCTGGACTATATTCTAGTAGGGGGCAAGGTGCTCAGACCGGCGCTTTCCATGCTGTCTGCCATGTGCTTCGGTGCCGGCATAAAAAAAGTATTGCCGTTGGCTACATCTTCCGAAATGCTTCACATAGCAACACTGGTGCATGATGACGCTATTGACAAGGCTGATACCCGCCGCGGACGCCGGACAGTTAACGCTGTCTGGGGGCTGGAGAAGGCTATACTTTTAGGAGATTTCCTGTTTGCCCATGCCGCCGAAACAGCGGCTGAAACCGGCAATATGGGTATAGTCACCCTGTTTTCCCAAACCCTGCAGATAATTGCCTCCGGAGAGCTTAAACAGGCTTATGCCAGTTTTAACCCTGACCAGAGCTATGAAAACTATCTGGAAAGAATATCCGGCAAGACGGCTGCCCTTTTTGTAATGGCTACTAAGGGCGGGGCTATACTGGCGGATGCCTCACCGTCTGACGAAGAGATAATGCGTTCTTACGGCTATAATCTGGGCTTAAGTTTCCAGATAGTAGATGATATACTGGATTTTGTGGGTAATGCCAAGGATATGGGCAAACCGATAGGTTCAGACCTGAATAACGGCACAGTTACTTTGCCGGCCCTGCTCCTGATGGATCGTTATCCGGATAATAACCCCATCAAGGATATGCTTAATGCTACTGACCGTATCCCTCATGTTGCCAAAGCAGTTGAGATGATAAATTCATCAGATATCATAGACCTTAGTTATAAAGAGGCTAAACGCTATGCTGATTTGGCCTGCCGAAATTTGTCACAGCTGCCTAAAACGGCTGCCCGCGAATCTCTCTACCAGCTGGCCGAATTTATAGTTGAACGTAAAAACTGACGAGGAGACTCAAGATGAAATTGCTTGTAAATATTCTAGCCCTTATTCTGGTTGTCTTTGTCCTTACCCATTTGCGTGAAATCTGGAATTGGCTGAAGGTATTTTTAAACGTAAAAACTGACAAGGAGACTCAAGATGAAATTAATGGGTTGTCTGGGAAGTATTCTAGCCCTTATTGTGATTATCTTTGTCCTAACCCACCTGGGTGAAATCTGGGATTGGCTGGAAGGCATTTTTGCCTGACGGGCGGGTATTCTTTTATAGACGTAATTTTATAGATGCAAACAAAAAAGCCACCTTTTCAGGGGTGGCTTTTTGATTAGGGCAATATTGATTTAAGTAGATTCAGCTATTGGAAGTTCACCTGTAAACAGGCTTTCCAGCTCAACCCCTTCCAGAGTTTCTTTTTCTACCAGTTTTTCGGCAATGAACTTCAGACGGTTTTTATTTTCGGTCAGTATTTTCCTAGCTTTCTGGTGGGCTTCTTCAATCAACCCATGAACCTCATCGTCAATCATGTCAGCTATTTTCTCGCCGTAATCTTTTTGCTCGGATATTTCGCGTCCCAAAAAGACCATTTCTTCTTTGTTGCCAAAGGTGCGCGGCCCCAGTTTGTCACTCATACCGTAGCTGGTGACCATTTTGTGGGCAATATCGGTAGCCCGTCGCAGGTCATCTGAAGCACCGGTGGAGAGTTCTTTAAAGGTCAGTTCTTCTGCAACATAGCCGGCTAGAAGCCCGGCCATCATGCCCTTGAACTGGGAACGGGTCATCAGGTAGCGGTCTTCAGTGGGCAACTGGCGGGTATGCCCCAGCGTCATGCCTCTGGCCACAATTGATATCTTGTGGACGGGGTCAGCACCCTGCACCAACCGAAGTACCAGCCCGTGTCCGGTTTCGTGGTAAGCGGTTACTTCTTTTTCCTGGGTGCTTATGCGGCGGCTCTTGCGTTCAGGCCCTGCAATAACCCGGTCAATAGATTCCTCAAGGTCTTCGGTTTCAATTACCTTGCGGTTTTTACGGGCGGCCAGTATGGCGGCTTCGTTAAGAAGGTTTGCCAAATCTGCACCTGAAAAACCGACTGTCTGCTTGCCCAAATTTTCCAGGTTAACCGTATCTGCCAGAGGTTTGCCCTTGGCATGGATTTTTAGTATGGCTTCACGTCCGGTTATATCCGGCTTGTCCAGCACTACTCTGCGGTCAAAACGGCCGGGACGGAGCAGGGCCGGGTCAAGTATATCAGGACGGTTGGTTGCCGCCACTACTATTACACTGGTATCGGTATCAAACCCGTCCATCTCCACCAGTATCTGGTTAAGGGTCTGTTCCCGTTCGTCATGTCCGCCGCCCAAGCCTGCGCCGCGCTGGCGTCCGACAGCATCTATTTCGTCTATGAAGATAATGCAGGGGGCATTCTTTTTAGCCTGATCAAACAAATCACGTACTCTTGAAGCACCTACACCCACAAACATTTCTACAAATTCACTGCCGCTTATAGA
Protein-coding sequences here:
- the metG gene encoding methionine--tRNA ligase — encoded protein: MSERIFIGVAWPYANSQLHLGHVAGAYLPADIFARYHRTRGDEVLMVSGSDMHGTPITIRAEQEGITAAEVAERYHQRFMASWPKLGISWDFYTSTATANHARTAQEMFLSLYEKGYIYKNTVCQPFCSHCNRFLPDRYVEGTCPHCKYEGARGDQCDNCGKPLNAAELLNFRCKNCGNPPEFRETEHFFLKLSAFEEELIRWVETKTHWRTNVLNFTLRYLKEGLKDRAITRDLDWGVPLPLPGYEGKRLYVWFEAVIGYLSASKEWAASKGQPNAWQKYWGVDTKSYYFIGKDNIPFHTIIWPAMLMGKGGLNLPYDVPSNEYLTTESQKFSKSRNNAIWVDDVLSRYGVDTLRYLLSANMPESSDTDFSWREFVRRNNDELVATYGNLAQRVLTMVCRNYDNKVPEYGELDERSLTLIEKTAAMLCETDKALYNCNFREAIRLAMALAQEANRYLDEKAPWKEIKVDKAAAARSLYVAMVALSGLRVAFYPFLPESSGRLSTYLGFGSELEKEGWILKMPVVGQELTPPEPLFKKLEDSVVEEETARMGL
- a CDS encoding GuaB3 family IMP dehydrogenase-related protein yields the protein MTVPEFKTLRRTYGFDEVAIVPGGLTVNPEQVEVDFKIGDINFSIPFIASAMDAVTNVDTAVAMSKMGGLSVLHLEGIYTRYENPQEILDQIISKPIDEVTSFMQKVYTAEPIKEHLISKRVSEIKAKGGICAVSLMPANAKKLAPVAVEAGADIISVASTVTSARHVSKSSHGLVFEEFVKMIKVPVLVGNCVSYQACLELMRTGVHGVIIGVGPGAACTSREVLGIGVPQITASMDCAAARETYYKETGRYVPIITDGGFKKGGDVCKAICAGADAVMLGSPFAKATEAPGRGYHWGMSHPHPSLPRGTRIKVGTTGSLEQILFGPTSVTDGTQNLVGALKTSMGVCGASNIREMQQVEMVIAPAITTEGKSYQLSKCQ
- a CDS encoding polyprenyl synthetase family protein, whose protein sequence is MVLLKLSSIYAPINEGLKGVEDEFKLVSESRKKSFPEMAEMLDYILVGGKVLRPALSMLSAMCFGAGIKKVLPLATSSEMLHIATLVHDDAIDKADTRRGRRTVNAVWGLEKAILLGDFLFAHAAETAAETGNMGIVTLFSQTLQIIASGELKQAYASFNPDQSYENYLERISGKTAALFVMATKGGAILADASPSDEEIMRSYGYNLGLSFQIVDDILDFVGNAKDMGKPIGSDLNNGTVTLPALLLMDRYPDNNPIKDMLNATDRIPHVAKAVEMINSSDIIDLSYKEAKRYADLACRNLSQLPKTAARESLYQLAEFIVERKN
- a CDS encoding ubiquinol-cytochrome c reductase iron-sulfur subunit encodes the protein MNIFKAIMGMCDTSPLADDVWSLMDSQIALDLAKVPALSEKGGAGYMAGKGLAKPVLVVRGQDNNLYAYENACPHGGRKIDPMQGEAKLRCCSVNHSTFDYNGKVLSGPAQHKHELRRLLTSQADGKLLISV
- the ftsH gene encoding ATP-dependent zinc metalloprotease FtsH, with protein sequence MNSNWKRSTIIYVVMLVAIIAIFSFLVPNAQKPEEVPLSQIITLSQEHKIAEITVDSETIEVTTTDGTKLSTVKEYIASIYDIEGLDLTDVKVNIQPAGGLDWGTMILTYLPFLIFGGLLIFIFTQARGANNQAVSFGRSKAKLFNMDKPTITFANVAGVDEAKQEVGEVVEFLKSREKFQALGARIPKGILLIGPPGTGKTLLAKAIAGEAGVPFFSISGSEFVEMFVGVGASRVRDLFDQAKKNAPCIIFIDEIDAVGRQRGAGLGGGHDEREQTLNQILVEMDGFDTDTSVIVVAATNRPDILDPALLRPGRFDRRVVLDKPDITGREAILKIHAKGKPLADTVNLENLGKQTVGFSGADLANLLNEAAILAARKNRKVIETEDLEESIDRVIAGPERKSRRISTQEKEVTAYHETGHGLVLRLVQGADPVHKISIVARGMTLGHTRQLPTEDRYLMTRSQFKGMMAGLLAGYVAEELTFKELSTGASDDLRRATDIAHKMVTSYGMSDKLGPRTFGNKEEMVFLGREISEQKDYGEKIADMIDDEVHGLIEEAHQKARKILTENKNRLKFIAEKLVEKETLEGVELESLFTGELPIAEST
- the rsmI gene encoding 16S rRNA (cytidine(1402)-2'-O)-methyltransferase; the protein is MALYVVATPIGNLEDITLRALRLLSEVKLIAAEDTRHTRKLLSAHNIKTPLTSYFEHNRLSKLDYILEVLREGDVALVSDAGMPGISDPGYELIKAAHENGIKVVPVPGASAVITAVAVSGLDSGSFSYLGFLPRQKSERRKALSEVEMLGASIVILEAPHRLQGCLLDIKEVLGDRQISVCRELTKIYEEIFRGSISQSISHFSQPRGEFVLVVEGNRQIPAQPELTGDIISELGLLKKQGKSAKESVALVSQKNGLSKKEIYRAWLKIDKAL